In Piliocolobus tephrosceles isolate RC106 chromosome 5, ASM277652v3, whole genome shotgun sequence, a single genomic region encodes these proteins:
- the MTRES1 gene encoding mitochondrial transcription rescue factor 1 yields the protein MAMASVKLLPGVLRKPDAWIGLWGVLRGTPASYKLCTSWNRYLYFSSTKLRAPNYKTLFYNIFSLRLRGLLLSPEYIFPFSIRLKSNIRSTKSTKKSLHKVDEEDSDEESDHDEMSEQEEELEDDPTVVKDYKDLEKAVQSFRYDVVLKTGLDIGRNKVEDAFYKGELRLNEEKLWKKSRTVKVGDTLDLLIGEDKEAGTETVMRILLKKVFEEKTESEKYRVVLRRWKSLKLPKKRTSK from the exons ATGGCTATGGCTAGTGTTAAATTGCTTCCTGGTGTTTTAAGAAAGCCAGATGCCTGGATTGGACTCTGGGGTGTTCTCCGAGGGACACCTGCGTCATACAAACTCTGTACTTCCTGGAATCGATACTTGTATTTTTCTAGTACCAAGTTACGTGCACcaaattataaaacacttttttataatattttctcacTGAGACTCCGAGGACTTTTACTATctccagaatatatttttcctttttccataaGACTCAAAAGTAATATAAGATCTACAAAATCTACTAAAAAGTCTCTGCATAAAGTAGATGAAGAGGACTCTGATGAAGAAAGCGATCATGATGAGATGAGTGAGCAGGAAGAGGAGCTTGAGGATGACCCTACTGTAGTCAAAGACTATAAAGACCTGGAAAAAGCAGTGCAGTCTTTTCGGTATGATGTTGTCTTGAAGACGGGGCTAGATATTGGGAGAAA caaagTGGAAGATGCATTCTACAAAGGTGAACTCAGGCTGAATGAGGAAAAATTATGGAAGAAAAGCAGAACG gtGAAAGTGGGAGATACATTGGATCTTCTCATTGGAGAGGATAAAGAAGCAGGAACAGAGACAGTTATGCGGATTCTCTTGAAAAAAGTGTTTGAAGAGaagactgaaagtgaaaaatacagaGTGGTGTTACGGCGGTGGAAAAGTTTAAAGTTGCCTAAGAAGAGAACATCTAAATAA